GGTTTGGGGCACCCCACAAACTGAACCCTGAACTGAGCCAAAAGGGCCCCACCCAAACCAAGCCAAGGAGTTCAGTTCCTCTTTTCTACTAGCTGCAGATCACTGGgggtgggagaaaggaggggagcttgcccaggaaaggccaccttttcccctttcctctggagaaagggaGCAGGGATCACCctggaagggttaaatggctgccagctatttaaTCCTCACTGTTTAGCAGGTCCATgggtcagctgttaggtttaaatggcaaccagccatttaacccttccgtTTTGCCTCCCTCCCACTTTGAAGGGGCAAAGTAAAACGAAAGGGTTAAATTAAATGGCTGGCCCTGAACAGCAAAACCGGCCAGATGTCTGAAGGTCTGAACTGGCTCAAGTTTGGCCAAATTTTGATTTGTGAGCCAATTCATATCCATCCCCAGTTATGCCCAGCATGAAATGTACATATGTGAGACTGGAGTTCAGAATACTTGCTCTACAGTCCCTGCACACCTTCATCAAAATCCTATCTGTTTTCAAAAATGTGCTAATAAAGTATTACTGTGAATGGTAGCCTTCTGAAAGAGCAATGAAAGGAGTGCCATGCAGTGGTTAGAAAGTCTGACTAAGGACCACTTGGTCTACTTGGGTGtccttgtgccagtcacacactctgagTCAAACCTACTTTGCGGCatggttgtaaggataaaaatgCACAAAAGGGAGAATGTTCTAccccactttgggtcctcataggCAAAAGGAAGAATATAAATAATGTTAATTTAGCATTGCAAACAAATGTTTAATGAGAAACATTTAACACAGAATTGCTAGAGGTTTCAAAAGAAACAGCTGTTAAGTCTCATAATGGTATTCCGCACAGTCTGACAGTAACAGAAAATTATTCTCTCCGGCGTCTGGTTTGCAGCAGTCTTGATGTCTGTATTCAGTATCCTTCAGCTAAGTGGGGGAACTGGAAGTGAAATAATATTGGTGAGATGAGAAAACCTACGCTGGAGGTAAATATGTTCATAGTCATGTTCAATACATTAAAACTCTCATTCTTTATATAGACTTTTACTGTTCATACCACATCCTTAAACCTTTACTTCGGCTACCTCCATTTTGATATGAACAGGACTATTACTAAAGGACATGATCCGAGCAAGGGAGACAAACATAGTTCTTTTGTGTTTATTCCATTAACGTGGCAACCTGAAGAATTTGTGACTTTTAGGTTGGAGACGCTtcgcccctgcccacccctggataaTCAAACATTGCAAAGCAGTCTCTATCCATCCTTGTCTCAAATCTGCAAGGGATGTCTCCCATTTTAACAAGAACAAGCAACACTCAATAGTGACGTTTTTCCTAAGGCAATCTCGGTGAATTCAGGGCTGAGTAAAATTTTCACTTTAAGTTTCCTAATTCCAAGCCTTTGGCATTTTATTGGCTGAAACACATCAGTGTTCATAAAGGCTTAGTGCATGGTTTTTTTCGTATTTCAGATGATGTAGCTCAGTCAGTGGCATGTTTACTAAGAAATAAGACCCACTGGATTCAGTGGAGCATGCCCTTAGGTAGATATGCACTACAGTCCTAAAACTGGTTTTGAAGCAGCCTTTGTTATCTGGCTTAGGGATAAAGGGGGGAGATTATCCAAAATTACCTATGTCAGCATGTTTCCAACAGCCTCCCCACTACCAAAAAGGGTTAATCAATGTAAAACAAGGTAGCGCATATGCACAAAATGCACAGACTGTTTGAACAATAATATTGATTGGTATTAAAAAATAcccatgattgctgtctttagttATGTGAGaggtggtcacttagaggagggcacggagcagttcctgttggtaaGAGAGGATAAGACCTGCAGAAACAGTTTTAAACTATACATACTGGTTAGATATTGGGGAggggatttcacagagtagtttagccatggaataggctgtctaaggagacagtgagctccccctcactgatagtcttcaggcagcagcttggacagatatcttggatgctttaggctgatcctgcatggagcagggggttggactagatggcctgtatggccccttccagctctaggattctatgaataataTTTTGCCAGAGTAGAACTTCAGGGGCAGCTAAGTGGTTTAGATGCTGTGGTAAACCAGAGGTTAAGAACACAATAGAAGGGGGGAGAGTAACATGGTGCAATATATAGATGGACCACAGTTCTGTCTGTTTCATAGTGCTTTAGCTGTCACAGCCTCCTCTAGGGAGCTAGGATTCTCAAAAGCTGGAAAtgttgttgatctttaaggtacTAGAGGACATGAATCTTTCTTTGCCATTCCTGAGAGTCCCCTGTACGAGGGAATGTCTCTTAAATCAGTTTAGCCTACAGTGAACAGTGCCCATATCCCTCTCATCTAGGATCCTAAActcctttttccccctcttgGACTGTGTTTCCCTGTTTCCTCCAAGAGGATGGAGGCTGGCTGATGGTGCTCCTTCCCTGGAGGTATCTGCCCTGCATTTGCAGGAAAGACTGTGGATTTAAATGGTGACTTGCGCTTCCTGTGCTGCACAAAGCCACAAAGGTCGCATAAAGTCCAATCTTACCTCCCAATAAGCTTGATCATCAAAGTACTTTGTGAAATGGGGTCCTTTCCATGATTTAGAAATTAACAGGAAACCTgggtttaaaagaaaatgttttggggTGAAAATGCCAGCACTTTACACAAATGGCTTTAATTAGTTTATTtacttttagatttttattctgcctCTTTCGGGGATACTGACCTGTGATGGTTCACAACCACAGTATAAAATTGCAATTAGAAACCAGTTAAAATATTTCATCATCACAGTTATGTTGAAATATTTAACAATCAGGTTTTTAGAAAAAGAGCATTTTGTTTCGGTACCCAAATAATTTCAGTACTGCTTACTGAGGCCTGAAATTCTGAAAAGTCAATCCCTATTAAGACACTTTGGCTTTCTGCAGTCATCTTTTTTGTCCCATTGCCTGAGGAAGCGTTCCTGCGCATGAAAgcacacaccctgaataaatctttgttggtcttaaaaggtgccactggactcccatTTTGTTCTGCAGTCATCTTGTTTAACTATCATGTGGTCATAGATTGACTGCAGACCAGGATATAAAGAGAGCTGGAGAGAGAGctcattttataccccacttttcattacccaaaggaggcccaaagcagcttacaaacaccttttccttcctctccccacaacagacaccctgagagagaggtggagctgagatagctctgagagaactgctattcAAGAACAaatctaagagaactatgactagcccaaagtcacccagctggctgcatgtggaggaggagattaGGGTTTGTAGCTCTTAACAATTACACAATGCTGACTGAGCTTAGGGAATCTTCCCAGACtctcaaattgctctgggtttcCCTTGCTTGTCGTGTACAACAGCCAAAGCCATAGATAAGACAGTTTTCCAGTCTCTCTCTTGTTAAGGTGATCAGAAAGTTTTGCTAGTGTCTCTAGGGCTTAACTTGACAACTTAAAGGGTAGTCAACtggtgttcctccagatgttcagtgttttctggcaggggctcatgggaattgtagtccatgaacatctagaggaccacaggttgactacccctgctttaggggaagggaagggttaaCCATGGTTAAAGCAACAGGCAGGCAGTCCTTAGCAGTAATCATGAATAGGTGTTAATCATTGCCTGGGGCTGCTGAAAATCCATGGAATCTCCTTTCTCTACATCTTATCTTTGATTGACCTTATCAAAGCCCACCGTTCGCTTCATTGTAGATATATCAGTGGTTCCCACCTGAATATGGACGTCACACACACCCCATCCAGTCCTCCACCTTCAATGACTTACCTGTACTCCCCAGAAAAGCTGGATGATACAAACCTGTAAGAAGCCCAGCTCCCAGGCTTAGGATAATGCTCAGAGAGAGTGCACCGAGTTCCATCAAAGCCATGTAACCCCAGCTGCAAATTTAGAACAATGAAATTTCACACACCAGCAAAGGGTCAGTCAAAAATGAGGAGGTGTGGCTTCATGGCCCTGCATGTGAGATGCTAAATTTGGCTGGGCCTGCATGAGCTTAGTGAGGTTCAACTTACTGAGACTGGCTGCTGGATCCCCAGTGGTCTACTATGGTATGAAGGATGTGGGCTACCCCACCAAGCAAGCTGGGCAAACCAAACGTGGAGTGGACTCCGCAGGTGTCATGGATCCTCAGGTAAGTATTCAAGCATTTCTGGATTGGAAAGGGACATGTTAAAAATACGGGGCGGAGAGACACTGAATTATTTTCAATTGCAGGTCAAAGACTATTTAATGGGACATGGTCTGCTGGGAAGAAGATTGTGCATGTATCACACTGACGCAGAACTGTAGAGACATTGGGAATAAAATACACTTCCCAGATTATCTCAGTTTTAGTTTTTTAAGGACAAGCTTCTAGCCCTTATTGCCACAAgtacccgtatttgccggtgtataagaagactgggcgtataagacgaccccccaacatttccactcaaaatacaatactatgggccactatgggcagctatgtctatcccaactgaagtgcacccggcgtataagacgacccccccacttggaggcatgtttttcagggggggaaagtagacttatacgccagcaaatactgtatatggtTGAAAGTGGGCAGTGGTTTCCAAGCATTAAGCAGGTAAAGAGACAAGACTTTAGGAGAGGGGCAGTATCAGTGTTCTCATCCCAAAGAACTAGTAGAACTACAATAAAGTTTTTCAAAATGGTAAAAATTGATAAGGACATtaagttattatttttaaaaataccacttGAATTTATAGCCAACCAGAAAGGGTGagctataaaataaaattgttgttATATGATGATGATTGCTGGACGGGTTTTGCCGTAAGATGAATGGCACAGAGAAAACATGAACACTCCTTGGCGCAGTCCTGCAGTCTGAATGTGGCACTCAGGTCCTAAAACTGAACTAGGCCAAAAAGGACCTCTTTAGATGACATGCTCGTTTTCAGGAAGAGTCCAGTGGTAGGAGTGGGGAGAAAGTGTCCAGGCAGAAGACCACTGACACTAGATTaaaggaaatggggggggagtTGTGGTGTGGTAGGGTGGCCCCCATCCTCATTGGAGAGCAGCTGACCCTTTATGTCCACCTTCCAGGAGAGAATTAAACCCTACCTCCTTGGAATAGACTGTCAGCACTTAAGGTGTCCCACTTGCTCGTGGTGGgaagagtttggacagggttgagaTGTAGGGATGAAGGGTTCAGATTCTGTTGAATTTACCTTCCAGGTCaaaaaaattcctggaggttcggAGGATGCCTCTGGAGGACCCTCAAATCTTGCCTTTGGGGGTAGTTCTAGTCAACCCACCCCTCATCAGAGTTTACATTCTCTGCCCAGGAAGACAGAGCCAGTGCCCTGGCCTGTTACAGATCTCCTTCCACCAGCAAAAGAATCCAGTAATCCTAATTCTCATGGTTCCCACTTTGAACTGAACTGCTTGAATTTTGTGATAGATTACCTGCAAAAAGACAGACCCCAGAATGGACACGATCCCAGCCAGCAGGCCCAAAGTGATTGCAATCCAAGGATGTTGGATGCTGGAAGCCGAAAAACCAATAGCAACGCCACCAGCCAGTGTAGCGTTGTGGATCTGGGCCTTTTGAACAAGCAAAAAACCAAGAAAAATGATCACCAATGTTGAAATGCAGCCTAATGATGTACAGACATTATCTGGTGCAGCTTCTTGTGGTAGGGAGATCAGCTTTGGCCCAACCCACAGGCTTCAGTAGCCCTGGTTAAAACATCTTAGCTGTGTCTTGGGCATTTCTGGCTCCCTGATGTTGACTCCGCTTCGCCCCAGTCCTTGAGCTCAGAGCTATCAGGTGTGTTGGCTTCATCCCTGTCTCCAGGATTCTATACACTTTCAGGGGCTTAGGCAGGCCATGAGTTTTGGTCCAATTGGCAAGTGCAATGTGTGCACACTTTACATTTTAGCAGACTGACAGGGCTCTCTTGCACCTGTTTTGTTCCTGGTGCTCATCTGCTGTCAGCAATGGGCACTTCCTGAGACATGCTCAGTCTTCActtagctgttgttgtttttttccttttctgttttaggAATGAATTCTCTCATGTTAACTTACAAAGATGTATTTTtcaacatatggggggggggagttttccaAGAGATACATCTTCCTTGTTTGCGTACATGGCCCAGACTCAATTCAATTTATTTGTTACAGACTTAGACTTcacacaaaatacaaaaaagggaaagaaataatTTGTAGACTGATATAAAGAGGATCTTGAggatcttagagcctcttgtggcgcagagtggtaaggcagctgcctgaaagctttgcccatgaggctgggagttcaatcccagcagccggctcaaggttgactcagccatatatccttccgaggtcggttaaatgagtacccagcttgctggggggtaaacggtaatgactggggaaggcactggcaaaccaccccgtattgagtctgccatgaaaacgctagagggcgtcaccccaagggtcagacatgactcggtgcttgcacaggggatacctttacctttataaagagGATAATATTGTCACTGACTAACATTCTCATAGCCATGCCAGCAAACACAATTAAACACATAACCCAGCTGATAAGTTCCATATTCATTGAAGCACTGCGCTTCCTGCAAGCCAAACATTTTTACTATTTGTCTCCACAGCTACACCTAGAGTTCCCAACAATGCCTTGGCAAATATCAGGAGGTACTGGGGGGCAGTGCTTGTGGCAGGTAGAGGTTGGGAATAATGCGCTGTCATTTCTGGGTGACAACCTAGGCTGCCTGCCCTAGCCTCTAAGGTCTTCACCATAGAGGCtagggtgattcctagagagtcaCTGTGTGGAGGCCTTTTTCCCTTCTCAGTTCTACAAGGGCAGGAAATTGGGACTGGGGATGGCCCCAATAAAGCAGGCAAATGGGAGGCCTAAATACGCCTGAAAATGCAATGGGAAGAATTTTAAAAGCAAGCGTCTTCCTTCTGAAGGGCTCTCACTCACCATGCTGAGCTTTCCGTCTTTGTTGGCAGCCGCTGAAAGCGCAAAGGCAGCCACGGTGCTTGAAGCGATTGCAAAATAGGTGTTGTAGATGGCGACACTTCTGAGCCTCGCATCGATCAGGACTGAATTGAAGCTGGGCCAGAACATCCAAAGAAAGAGAGTACCtgtcagatcccccccccaaaatgaccaTTAGTGCCCTTGCAGTCCTTCAGACCATTCAAAGCCATTCTTTTTGGCAGCCCTCTTCACTTAGCCGACTGTACACAAAGCCATTCTGAGACAGCAGCCACCAACAAGCTGCCATTTCCATGCCAAAAACCTGCAGTGTGAAATGCCACTAACTCTGCAACCAAACTCACTGTTGTAACGTAGCAGTTTTGAGTGCTAGACTAGGACATGGGAGACCCTGCTTTCTAGGAAACCTTTGCccaatctccctctccctccctccctccctctctctctctctctctctctctctctctctctctctctctctctctgcttaacctacctcacaaggttgtttttAGAGCAAAACACAGCTGAGAAAAACATGGATACCATTCAGCACTGAGGATCACCAGTGGCTCAGTGGGATTGTGGCCTGCTCTGCCTTCAGAACAGGTTAGTAGTGAATGGGGCCGTGTGTAACTAGATGTCCTGGAAAACTCAGAAATCAAAACACCAAGAGTCAAGTATCCTCCCAGTCGCTGTATCTCAGCAACTGGCATTCTGAGATATAATGCCTCTAAACAGGGAGGCTCCATTTAGCCATCCTGGCTAGACGTGGCAAAGAGCATccttgggaagaggaaagaggttCCACCTCGAAGAATATCATTGTGGTTGAGTGGGAGGATGGTTAGTATCCCCTTAAAATCAGTAACTACAAGAAACAACCTGAATAACACGAACaattatgtgtttaattgaggccATACATTCTAAGGAAACCAAGACGATACATCACAAAAAGAGAGaatagtgcccccctccccacatacccCTGTACAACTCAAGGAACTTACCCAGCATTGCAAACAGATGAGAGACTGTCCTAGAAGTCTCCTTCTCTGCCCTTTGACTCAGGGAGGGATGATGCAGCCACCAGGCTATCATTAAGCCAAAGTATGTTCCAAACACATGGACGTACATCAGGCTCAAGTGATTTGGCACCTGCCATTGATAAAGACAGTCACCATTTCATtcatagctagggttgccagctctgagtggggaactatctagagattttgggggtggagcctctatgaagtataatgccatagagaaggggtagtcaacctgtggtcctacagatgttcgtggactacaattcccatgagcccctgccagccttcgctggcaggggctcatgggaattgtagtccacgaacatctggaggaccacaggctgactacccctgccatagagtacacCTGGCCTatggttggggggagggacctgacaactgaagtccaccctccacccttcaaagcagccattttctcctggggaactgatctctgcagtctcgAAATCAGCTGCAACTCAAAGTGATCTTCCGAACCCCATCTGGAAGCTCACAGTCCCGTATGTTTTACTGGTTGCTGCTCTGCAATAAAGTCATGAAGATATTAATGAGGATTCATTATCTGGAGGCCTCTTGGCACTTGCGCAGTAAAGGTTTTGGGTTGGGGTACACTGAGGACGCAGGTTTTATCCAGGAACTCATTTGGATTCAGAATTTCCAGTGGGATTCTTATCATTCCACACTTTTGGAGTATGCCAACTTTGTGTTTGTGCTTTTAAAGCTCTGGATAAACCTTTTCCATATTGTGTCAACTCTTACTTAGCTGTGTTGTTACTACAcagcaggttttctttttttgcccatctggaagctggcaaccctatataggggctggaggtgggggaagagaacACCTCCGGAGTAATTCTAAGAGGGGTGATTAACTCATCCCTCACACTCCCTGCTTGATTCCATGTCAGTGTATTGAAGCTATCCACTAAGTGTCCCCTACCCTTGCCCCACATTCCCATAATCTCAGGGCCAAAGCCAGCACATGGAAACAAAACATGGCAGGAAGAAATGTTCTCCACTCTTTGCCCGCTGAGCTCATTTTCTATTTGCAGGGAGTTTATTGCTGGAGAGGATTTTGCAATACAGGCCTCCCCTCCTGCTCATCGAAGTGGTGCAGatgaccctcctccctccctttatcccaggggtagtcaaactacggccctccagatgtccatggactacagttcccaggagcccctgccagcaaatgctggcaggggctcctgggaattgtagtccatggacatctggagggctgcagtttgactctcCCTGCTTTATTCCCTCATTCGCCTTCATGCGTGAAAATGGGAGCAGGGTGGATTATGAGTAAGGTGAGGCACATTCAAGTTAACACTTGAAATGAAAGGCAactccccaggtaggacctggggaccccctggttttacagtccatctctagatgacagagatcagtttccctgaagaaaatggctgctttgcagggtggtctacatatcattatactccactaaagtccctccctggcccaaatTCCACTcattcccagctctacccccaaagaagagttggttcttctatgctgctttactttacctgaaggagtctcaaagcggcttacaatccctttccctttcctctccccacaacaggacaccctgtgagttgggtgaggctgagcgagccctgatattactgctcagttaaaacagctttatcagcgctgtggcaagcccaagatcacccagctggctgcatgtggggggggggggcgcagaatcaaacctagctcgccagattagaagtcctcactcctaaccactacaccaagatggctttcctgatattttccagcccagagctggcaacctttatTACATTGTTAAGCTTCCCTCCTGGTTCCGCACAAACCACAACAGTCAGTTTCCCACTGGAAACTCCACTCCCAGATGCACAGTACCTAATTTCGAATGGtgccatgtagggttgccaggcccctgcccccataaggatgccagcctccaggtgggacctggagagcccctggaattgcagagatcagttccctaagAGAGAAGGGGATGGTCTGGAGCATGGACTCTAgtattgtactccactgaagtccctgtcctccccagctctggaattgcagctcatctccaagtgacagagatcagttccccaagagagAAGGGATGGACTCtagtccactgaagtccctgtcctcctcagctcTTCTAAAGAGAGTGAATCCTTTCCCATCTGTGGCAGCTCTTTGTAGCAAGGAAGGCTACCATACCTGCAGAATATCCACAGCAATCCATCGGTTAGTGGTGAAGACGGTCACCTCTATCATCGCCATCAAGATCAACTGGATTGGGTTGGCTTTCCCCAGGACAGCTCCAGAGGAAATCAACACCGTGGGGATGCTCATAATGGCTGTTAAGATGCTTTCAGGGAGGGAAAAAACAATATTGatttggagcctgggaagggtttgTTCTGCAGGtcaggagaaggggagaagacTTGTCTTTGCAGCACTCTTTGACTCACTGTCTTtttgaaaaatattattttagcaATATTCCAAAATTACAGAAAGCTGTAGGATAGAAATTTACAGACATTTTAAATACTCATCCCAACATTTTTGATATTCTTCTGGAGATCTATGATTAGCCAAGTGTGTTAGTTTAGCCATTCCTGCTAGCTCTCTGAGTTCTGAGCATCTTGAGTCCTTGTGTGGTTCCTGTTGTTGCTTCCAATCGGAAGTGACAATAAGCCTTGCTGTTCTTGTTGCATGAAAGAAAAATTCTGCCCCTTGCTTAGGGAGACCTGCTGGTAGATTACAACATAGTTTTTTGTTCTAATACAAATTGGCATTTGAACATAATTTGCAATTTATCATGGACTTTTGtccaaatttttaaaatctatttacaATTCCCCAACATATGAAAGAAAGATCCAATAGTATtgtgacatttccagcatttaccaTCAGTTTGCTTAGACATTTTACTGATAACATTAGGAGTCAAATGCCATCTATAGAAGATCTTATTCCTTTGACTCACTCTCTTCAACCAGCTGCCCCGTTTTTCTGAGTTTAGCACACACCTTGTGGTGTACAAGGTTTGTTCCTTGTCCTCTCCTCGTGGCATGTTGCAACAGAGACAACAGGAATGAATTGGAGGCTGAAAGCAGACTTGTGTCTATTCTGCACACgtcagataatgcattttcaatgcactttttcagctggattttcctgtgtgaaacatgaaaaactacttctaaagtgcattggaagtgcatcatccaacatgtgtggaatagaCCCTGAATATGGTGTACGACTGCTGCTGACATCAGAAGTCTGCTCCTCTTTCTCCCTATcagtgaaaagaaaggaaatgccATTGTTCTGTTTCAAATTGCCCCACTCTTGCTTCATATCATTGGCTGCTATGCATGGATGAGGGGAAATCTAAAGCAAGTTGAAATCATGCAGTTTGCCTTTCTGTTTGCTAAACATATGAAAAGCACATCTCAAGcaatgattttgttttatttcattactTGTCTGTCCTTCACTTTCCCTATATACTAATAGTTTGCAGTCTCCACAAATCTATTATCTATTTACTTACCTAGATActtaccttgcttttctccccaaaggggatcCACAGtgtcccctttccctgttcataccgcACTGTTTGGCGGGGTCTGTCTTAGTCAGCTGAATCAAGAATCAGCTGAATCAAGCTTATTTAAACAGATGGGATATTTGATTAGTATCGgataaacctgaaaaatattcaaATGAATTTTCGGGCTTATCTGACCTGAATCAAGGGGAgattgagagagttgggtatgtgtagcttgaaAAAGAGGATGTTAAGGGGCTACATGATAGCTGTTTTTAATTACATAAAAGGCAGACATGTTGAAGGGGGGCCCAACTTGTTTACtatagctttagagacaagggatAGGAacagtgggttcaaattatgagaaaggaggttccatttaaatattttctgaCAGGGAGAGCTGTCTGT
Above is a window of Paroedura picta isolate Pp20150507F chromosome 5, Ppicta_v3.0, whole genome shotgun sequence DNA encoding:
- the LOC143837616 gene encoding RH-like protein isoform X2 codes for the protein MVFFGFGFFLSFLRRYGFSSTGFGLLLAALGVQWAVIMDGFLFHFSDGKVRISLQSILTAIMSIPTVLISSGAVLGKANPIQLILMAMIEVTVFTTNRWIAVDILQVPNHLSLMYVHVFGTYFGLMIAWWLHHPSLSQRAEKETSRTVSHLFAMLGTLFLWMFWPSFNSVLIDARLRSVAIYNTYFAIASSTVAAFALSAAANKDGKLSMAQIHNATLAGGVAIGFSASSIQHPWIAITLGLLAGIVSILGSVFLQKCLNTYLRIHDTCGVHSTFGLPSLLGGVAHILHTIVDHWGSSSQSHWGYMALMELGALSLSIILSLGAGLLTGFLLISKSWKGPHFTKYFDDQAYWEFPHLAEGY
- the LOC143837616 gene encoding RH-like protein isoform X1, producing the protein MTSQYPPSLRIHLPVLILMYEIAFILVFYFFVSYDSQGDLTIYPEFQDVSVMVFFGFGFFLSFLRRYGFSSTGFGLLLAALGVQWAVIMDGFLFHFSDGKVRISLQSILTAIMSIPTVLISSGAVLGKANPIQLILMAMIEVTVFTTNRWIAVDILQVPNHLSLMYVHVFGTYFGLMIAWWLHHPSLSQRAEKETSRTVSHLFAMLGTLFLWMFWPSFNSVLIDARLRSVAIYNTYFAIASSTVAAFALSAAANKDGKLSMAQIHNATLAGGVAIGFSASSIQHPWIAITLGLLAGIVSILGSVFLQKCLNTYLRIHDTCGVHSTFGLPSLLGGVAHILHTIVDHWGSSSQSHWGYMALMELGALSLSIILSLGAGLLTGFLLISKSWKGPHFTKYFDDQAYWEFPHLAEGY